A genomic region of Thunnus albacares chromosome 2, fThuAlb1.1, whole genome shotgun sequence contains the following coding sequences:
- the si:dkey-91m11.5 gene encoding PH_BCR_vertebrate and RhoGAP_Bcr domain-containing protein isoform X2 — MPERMSESTPNEESVDQANSGLEEEEDAAPRKLPSTGARLWDRVRSSLLRPKLDPQTLQNKDWQRTVIAMNGIEVKLSMKFTSREFSLKRMPSRKQSGVFGVKINVVTKRERSKVPLIVRQCVEEIERRGMEEVGIYRVSGVATDIQALKAAFDSNNKDVSVMMREMDVNAIAGTLKLYFRELPEPLFTDELYPNFAGGIALSDSVAKESCMLNLLLSLPEPNLVTFIFLLDHLKRVTENESINKMSLHNLATVFGPTLLRPSEKDSKISVNSSQPISMNDSWSLEVMAQVQVLLYFLQLESIPTPDSKRQSLLFSTEV; from the exons ATGCCAGAAAGGATGAGTGAGAGTACTCCCAATGAGGAAAGTGTGGATCAGGCCAACAGTGgtctggaggaagaagaagacgcCGCTCCCAGGAAACTCCCGAGTACAGGGGCCCGTCTGTGGGACAGAGTCCGTAGCAGTCTGCTCAGACCAAAG ttggATCCACAGACATTGCAAAATAAAGACTGGCAGAGGACAGTCATCGCCATGAATGGG ATTGAGGTGAAGCTTTCAATGAAGTTCACCAGCAGAGAGTTCAGTCTGAAGCGAATGCCTTCACGGAAACAGTCCGGCGTCTTTGGAGTGAAAATCAACGTAGTTACTAA ACGAGAACGCTCCAAGGTTCCCCTCATTGTGAGACAGTGCGTGGAGGAGATTGAGCGACgagggatggaggaggtggGGATCTACAGAGTGTCTGGTGTCGCAACTGACATCCAGGCGCTAAAGGCTGCCTTTGATTCAA ACAACAAGGACGTGTCTGTGATGATGAGGGAGATGGACGTGAACGCCATTGCTGGAACACTGAAGCTGTATTTCCGTGAGCTGCCGGAGCCTCTTTTCACTGACGAGTTGTACCCCAACTTTGCTGGAGGCATCG CTCTCTCTGACAGCGTTGCTAAGGAGAGCTGCATGCTcaacctgctgctgtctctACCAGAACCCAATCTGGTCACCTTCATCTTCCTGTTGGACCACCTTAAAAG GGTGACTGAAAATGAGAGCATCAACAAGATGTCTTTGCACAATCTGGCCACAGTTTTTGGCCCCACTTTGCTTCGGCCCTCTGAAAAAGACAGCAAGATCTCAGTCAACAGCTCCCAGCCAATCTCCATGAACGACAGCTGGTCTCTGGAGGTCATGGCTCAG GTGCAAGTCCTACTCTACTTCCTTCAGCTGGAAAGCATCCCAACACCTGACAGCAAACGTCAAAGCCTTCTCTTCTCTACTGAAGTATAA